One genomic window of Onychomys torridus chromosome 19, mOncTor1.1, whole genome shotgun sequence includes the following:
- the LOC118570437 gene encoding 40S ribosomal protein S13-like encodes MGRMHAPGKGLSQSTLPYRCSIPTWLKLTSDNLKEQIYKLAKKGLTPSQIGVILRDSHGVAQVRFVTGNKILRILKSKGLAPDLPEDLHHLIKKAVAVQKHLEQNRKDKDAKFRLILTESRIHRLARYYKTKRVLPPNWKYESSTASALVA; translated from the coding sequence ATGGGTCGCATGCACGCTCCCGGGAAGGGCCTGTCCCAGTCGACGCTGCCCTACCGCTGTAGCATccccacatggctgaagctgacATCTGACAACCTGAAGGAACAAATTTACAAACTGGCCAAGAAAGGCCTGACTCCCTCCCAAATAGGTGTGATCCTGAGGGACTCGCATGGTGTGGCACAGGTCCGTTTTGTGACTGGCAACAAAATCCTGAGAATCCTTAAGTCGAAAGGCCTTGCCCCTGACCTCCCTGAGGATCTGCACCATTTGATAAAGAAAGCGGTGGCTGTCCAAAAGCATCttgagcagaacagaaaggataAGGATGCTAAATTCCGCCTGATTCTGACAGAGAGCAGAATTCACCGGCTGGCTCGTTATTATAAGACTAAGCGGGTTCTCCCACCCAATTGGAAATATGAgtcatccacagcctctgctctaGTGGCATAA